From Microbacterium sp. LWH7-1.2:
TCGCGCCGTAGCCGAGGTCGACCACGAGTGGATCCGCCGCGCGGCGGAGCGCAGGGTGCCGCGCGATCCAGCGGTCCACGCGCCGCAGCCGGTTGGTGCCGGTGGTGCCGCGCGTGATCTGCCCGACCGGTCCCCGCGCCATGCCTCCATGATGCCAGCCGTGCCCGTCACAGCATCGGGACGCGGCATCCGGCGCGGATATCATGGGGCGCATGACCGCGCCCTACACGCTGATCCTCCTCCGACACGGCCAGAGCGAGTGGAACAAGACCAACCAGTTCACGGGCTGGGTCGACGTCCGCCTCACCGACCAGGGCAAGGCCGAAGCCCAGCGCGGCGGCGAGCTGCTCGCCGAGTCCGGCATCCTCCCCGACGTGCTGCACACCTCCGTGCTCAGCCGCGCCATCCAGACCGCCGACATCGCGCTGGATGCGGCCGATCGCCTCTGGATCCCCGTCAAGCGCTCGTGGCGCCTCAACGAGCGCCACTACGGCGCCCTGCAGGGCAAGGACAAGGCGCAGACGCTCGAAGAGTTCGGCGACGAGCAGTTCATGCTGTGGCGCCGCTCGTTCGACGTCCCGCCGCCGCCGCTTCCGGCCGACGACCAGTACAGCCAGGTCGGCGACCCGCGCTACGCCGGCATCGACGGCGCTGTTCCCGACACCGAGTCGCTCAAGATCGTCATCGACCGCATGCTGCCGTACTGGCACAGCGACATCGTCCCCGACCTGAAGGCCGGCAAGACGGTCCTCGTGACGGCGCACGGCAACTCGCTGCGTGGCCTCGTGAAGCACCTCGACGGCATCAGCGACGCCGACATCTCCGAGCTCAACATCCCCACCGGCATCCCGCTGGTGTATCGCCTCGACGAGAACCTCGAGCCGCTCGCACCGGGCGAGTACCTCGACCCCGAGGCCGCCGCCGCCGGCGCCGCCGCGGTCGCGAACCAGGGCAAGGCCTGATCTCACCGGCGACGGAAGAGCGGATGCCTCCCCACGAGGCATCCGCTCTTCCTCTTCTTCGCCTTCGCAGCGACAGCTCCCA
This genomic window contains:
- a CDS encoding phosphoglyceromutase, with product MTAPYTLILLRHGQSEWNKTNQFTGWVDVRLTDQGKAEAQRGGELLAESGILPDVLHTSVLSRAIQTADIALDAADRLWIPVKRSWRLNERHYGALQGKDKAQTLEEFGDEQFMLWRRSFDVPPPPLPADDQYSQVGDPRYAGIDGAVPDTESLKIVIDRMLPYWHSDIVPDLKAGKTVLVTAHGNSLRGLVKHLDGISDADISELNIPTGIPLVYRLDENLEPLAPGEYLDPEAAAAGAAAVANQGKA